GATGACCACGGTCCACGCGTACACCAACGACCAGCGCATCCTGGACTTCCCGCACAAGGACCTGCGCCGCGCCCGTGCCGCCGCGGAGAACATCATCCCGACCTCGACGGGTGCCGCCAAGGCCACCGCCCTGGTCCTCCCGCAGCTGAAGGGCAAGCTGGACGGCATCGCCATGCGCGTGCCCGTCCCCACCGGCTCGGTCACCGACCTGGTCCTGGAGCTCGACCGCGAGGTCAGCAAGGACGAGATCAACGCCGCCTTCCAGAAGGCCGCCGAGGGCCAGCTCAAGGGCATCCTGGAGTACACCGAGGACCCGATCGTCTCCTCGGACATCGTCAACTGGCCGGCCTCCTGCACCTTCGACTCCTCCCTGACGATGGCGCAGGGCAAGCAGGTCAAGGTCGTCGGCTGGTACGACAACGAGTGGGGCTACTCCAACCGCCTGGTGGACCTGACCACCTTCGTCGGCGGCCAGCTCTGATATCTCTGCCTGGTACCCGAGGCACCGAGATGTGAGGACGGGGCTCGTACGGCGCGAGGAAGCGCCGTACGGGCCCCGTGCCACGACCGAACCAAGCGACGGAGTCACTTCCTCATGAAGACGATCGACGACCTTCAGGTAGCAGGGCGGCGGGTCTTTGTCCGCGCCGATCTGAACGTGCCGCTGGACGGCACCACCATCACCGACGACGGCCGGATCCGCGCCGTCGCCCCGACGATCGCCAAGCTCGTCGAGCGCGGCGCCAAGGTGATCGTCGCCTCCCACCTGGGCCGTCCCAAGGGCGCCCCGGACCCGGCGTTCTCGCTGGCCCCCGCGGCGCGGCGGCTGGGCGAAATCCTGGGCCAGGACGTGGCGTTCGCGACCGACACGGTCGGTGAGTCCGCCCGGTCGGTGACCGCGGGCCTCGCCGACGGCCAGGTGGCGGTGCTGGAGAACCTCCGCTTCAACGCGGGCGAGACCAGCAAGGACGACGCCGAGCGGGGCGCCTTCGCCGACCAGCTCGCCGCCCTCGCGGAGCTGTACGTGGGGGACGGCTTCGGCGCCGTGCACCGCAAGCACGCCTCCGTCTACGACCTGCCCCGGCGCCTTCCGCACGCCGCCGGCGACCTGATCGCCACCGAGGTCGGCGTCCTGAAGAAGCTCACCGAGGACGTCAAGCGCCCCTACGTGGTCGCGCTCGGCGGCGCCAAGGTCTCCGACAAGCTCGCCGTCATCGACCAGCTGATCGAGAAGGCCGACCGCATCCTGGTCGGCGGCGGCATGGCGTACACCTTCCTCAAGGCCAAGGGCCACGAGGTGGGCATCTCGCTGCTCCAGGAGGACCAGGTGCCCGCCTGCCTGGAATACCTGGCGCGCGCCGAGAAGCGCGGTGTGGAGTTCGTGCTCCCCGTCGACGTACTGGTTTCGGCCGAGTTCCCCGACCTGAAGACCAAGGCCCCGGCCCACCCCGACATCGTCGCCGCGGACGCCATCCCGGCCGACAAGGAGGGCCTGGACATCGGCCCGAAGACCCGCGAGCTGTACGCCGCGAAGCTGGCCGACGCGGGCACGGTGTTCTGGAACGGCCCGATGGGCGTCTTCGAGCACCCCGACTACGCCGGCGGCACCAAGGCCGTCGCGCAGGCCCTGCTGGACTCGGACGCCTTCACCGTCGTCGGCGGCGGGGACAGTGCCGCCGCGGTCCGGCTGCTCGGCTTCGACGAGAATGCTTTCGGCCACATCTCGACCGGTGGTGGCGCCAGCCTCGAATACCTCGAGGGCAAGACGCTCCCCGGCCTCGCCGCACTGGAGGACTGAAACACCGTGACTGCTCTCAGCAACGGCCGCACCCCGCTGATGGCGGGCAACTGGAAGATGAACCTCAACCACCTCGAGGCCATCGCGCACGTCCAGAAGCTCGCCTTCGCCCTCGCCGACAAGGACTTCGACGCCGTCGAGGTCGCGGTGCTGCCGCCCTTCACCGACCTGCGCTCGGTGCAGACCCTGGTCGACGGCGACAAGCTCAAGATCAAGTACGGTGCCCAGGACCTCTCCGCGCACGACGCCGGGGCCTACACCGGTGAGATCTCCGGCGCCATGCTCGCCAAGCTGAAGTGCACGTTCGTGGCCGTCGGCCACAGCGAGCGCCGCCAGTACCACGGCGAGGACGAAGAGGTCTGCAACGCCAAGGTCAAGGCAGCCTTCAAGCACGGCCTCACGCCGATCCTGTGCGTCGGTGAGGGCCTGGACGTCCGCAAGGCGGGCAACCAGGTCGCACACACCCTCGCCCAGGTCGACGGCGGCCTCAAGGACGTCCCGGCGGAGCAGGCCGAGACGATCGTGATCGCCTACGAGCCGGTCTGGGCCATCGGTACCGGCGAGGTCGCCACCCCCGAGGACGCGCAGGAGGTCTGCGGTGCGATCCGCGGGCGCCTCGCCGAGCTCTACAGCCAGGATCTGGCCGACAAGGTCCGCATCCAGTACGGCGGCTCGGTCAAGTCCGGCAACGTCGCCGCGATCATGGCGCAGCCGGACGTCGACGGCGCGCTGATCGGCGGCGCGGCGCTGGACGCG
The sequence above is a segment of the Streptomyces lydicus genome. Coding sequences within it:
- a CDS encoding phosphoglycerate kinase, with product MKTIDDLQVAGRRVFVRADLNVPLDGTTITDDGRIRAVAPTIAKLVERGAKVIVASHLGRPKGAPDPAFSLAPAARRLGEILGQDVAFATDTVGESARSVTAGLADGQVAVLENLRFNAGETSKDDAERGAFADQLAALAELYVGDGFGAVHRKHASVYDLPRRLPHAAGDLIATEVGVLKKLTEDVKRPYVVALGGAKVSDKLAVIDQLIEKADRILVGGGMAYTFLKAKGHEVGISLLQEDQVPACLEYLARAEKRGVEFVLPVDVLVSAEFPDLKTKAPAHPDIVAADAIPADKEGLDIGPKTRELYAAKLADAGTVFWNGPMGVFEHPDYAGGTKAVAQALLDSDAFTVVGGGDSAAAVRLLGFDENAFGHISTGGGASLEYLEGKTLPGLAALED
- the tpiA gene encoding triose-phosphate isomerase, whose protein sequence is MAGNWKMNLNHLEAIAHVQKLAFALADKDFDAVEVAVLPPFTDLRSVQTLVDGDKLKIKYGAQDLSAHDAGAYTGEISGAMLAKLKCTFVAVGHSERRQYHGEDEEVCNAKVKAAFKHGLTPILCVGEGLDVRKAGNQVAHTLAQVDGGLKDVPAEQAETIVIAYEPVWAIGTGEVATPEDAQEVCGAIRGRLAELYSQDLADKVRIQYGGSVKSGNVAAIMAQPDVDGALIGGAALDADEFVKIVRFRDQ